A window of Vigna unguiculata cultivar IT97K-499-35 chromosome 4, ASM411807v1, whole genome shotgun sequence contains these coding sequences:
- the LOC114181413 gene encoding protein trichome birefringence-like 19: MKFLHTELECGNTTPKQTVSNISKVVCIIFVIFSATTAVLKMNKFKVAFGDLKEPESLPSTSVKKCEIFSGEWVPNPEAPYYTNTTCWAIHEHQNCMKHGRPDSEFIKWRWKPNECELPIFNPFQFLEIMRGKSLAFVGDSLARNHMQSMICLLSRVEWPIDVSNTNVFAFKQWKYSTYNFTLANYWTPHLVRAKKVDSNSTLFNVFIDEFDETWTTHIKEFDYVIINGGQWFLGPLVFYEKQKLVVGCQHCDLDNITHSNLYYGYRKVFNTTFKSIISLENFKGTTFLRTFSPSHFENGLWNKGGNCVRTKPFRSNETKLEGYDLELHKIQLDEFRMAKKEGIKKGLKFMLLDTTQAMLLRPDGHPNRYGYWPNQNMTLYNDCVHWCLPGPIDSWSDFLLEMLKMESVTSTSKNMIHS, translated from the exons atGAAGTTCCTACATACTGAGCTTGAATGTGGGAACACAACCCCAAAACAGACAGTGTCAAACATAAGTAAAGTAGTATGCATAATCTTTGTCATATTTTCTGCGACCACAGCAGTGTTGAAGATGAATAAATTTAAGGTTGCATTTGGTGATTTGAAGGAGCCAGAAAGCTTGCCCTCAACATCTGTGAAGAAGTGTGAGATTTTCAGTGGGGAATGGGTGCCAAATCCTGAGGCACCATACTACACAAACACAACATGTTGGGCAATTCATGAACACCAAAACTGCATGAAACATGGGAGACCAGATTCTGAGTTCATCAAGTGGAGATGGAAGCCAAATGAGTGTGAACTCCCCATTTTCAACCCTTTTCAGTTTTTAGAAATTATGAGGGGAAAATCTTTGGCTTTTGTTGGAGACTCCTTAGCCAGAAATCACATGCAGTCTATGATTTGCCTCCTTTCAAGG GTGGAGTGGCCCATAGATGTTTCCAACACGAATGTCTTTGCCTTCAAGCAATGGAAGTACTCAACTTACAACTTCACCTTGGCTAATTATTGGACACCCCATCTAGTTAGGGCTAAAAAAGTGGATTCAAATAGCACCCTCTTCAATGTTTTCATTGATGAGTTTGATGAAACATGGACAACTCACATTAAAGAGTTTGACTATGTGATCATCAATGGAGGACAATGGTTTTTGGGACCCCTTGTGTTCTATGAGAAACAAAAACTTGTTGTTGGGTGTCAACATTGTGACCTAGACAACATCACTCACTCAAACTTGTACTATGGCTATAGAAAGGTCTTTAACACAACATTTAAATCCATCATTAGTTTAGAAAACTTTAAGGGCACCACATTTCTTAGAACATTTTCACCATCTCATTTTGAAAATGGGTTGTGGAATAAAGGTGGAAATTGTGTGAGAACTAAGCCATTTAGGAGTAATGAAACAAAGTTAGAGGGCTATGATTTAGAGTTACATAAGATTCAATTAGATGAGTTTAGAATGGCCAAGAAAGAAGGAATAAAGAAAGGGTTGAAGTTCATGTTACTTGACACCACACAAGCAATGTTATTGAGACCAGATGGTCACCCCAATAGATATGGGTATTGGCCCAATCAGAATATGACACTGTATAATGATTGTGTCCATTGGTGCTTGCCAGGCCCAATTGACTCATGGAGTGATTTTCTACTAGAAATGTTGAAAATGGAAAGTGTAACATCTACAAGTAAAAATATGATTCATTCAtag